Proteins encoded in a region of the Diabrotica virgifera virgifera chromosome 4, PGI_DIABVI_V3a genome:
- the LOC126883052 gene encoding piggyBac transposable element-derived protein 4-like, with protein sequence MCCVTMSKRSRKIVELALRDAEMSGDESDPFSSLDSDLDPMFLPTSDEEILSSSDFSDIEASSDMFSQKITLSKPKSNIKRKLQSSKITSKKLCTRNVLEQPSCSTSLLPDDASEEEEEVADATARIPFTATDDNMLSKNLEREQNNISSEQLEEFFDVETLAQTQLADTDDIQENEVGANQNVLEHTWTQPIGNHHEFEYSAEDGLCGNYAAILINDLSPYKCFRTFVDDEIIDEIVNQTNLYATQILCDSNDITNDSRLQRWVPTDKKEMIRFLGIVAYMGLVKMPSLEKYWSNDDLYKNVIIPKTMSRNRFQLLLRMWHFSDNERCPEGDRLFKVQSLLEKLIKNFQKVYTPGRTFCVDESIVPFQGRLIFKQYIPQKTHKYGVKLFKLCGGNGYTWNLRIYAGKETREGNASVPTNIVINLSKDLLNSGRTIIADNYSTSLELTNILLENKTHYIGTLRANRRGNPKDVILKKLKRGEVFGQENEKGVCVLKWKDKRDVLLLTTKHTTETVAIQRRSGVVHKPKWYRNKVVSKTSDRIHSGDSGCKFSHNIQPTC encoded by the coding sequence gtGACGAATCTGACCCCTTTAGTTCACTTGATTCCGATCTTGATCCCATGTTTTTGCCAACCAGTGATGAAGAAATATTATCCAGTtcagatttctcagacatagaaGCATCTTCAGACATGTTTTCTCAGAAAATAACATTGTCCAAACCCAAGTCAAATATTAAACGCAAATTGCAATCATCCAAAATCACTTCAAAGAAATTGTGTACGAGGAATGTTTTGGAACAACCAAGCTGTTCTACATCACTCTTGCCCGATGATGCCTCTGAGGAGGAAGAAGAAGTTGCTGATGCTACAGCCAGAATTCCATTTACAGCAACAGACGACAAtatgttatctaaaaatttgGAAAGGGAACAGAACAATATTTCATCTGAACAATTGGAAGAATTTTTTGATGTTGAAACTTTAGCTCAAACTCAATTAGCAGATACTGACGATATCCAGGAAAATGAGGTTGGAGCAAATCAAAATGTTCTAGAACATACGTGGACGCAGCCAATTGGAAATCATCACGAATTTGAATACTCTGCGGAAGATGGATTATGTGGCAATTACGCTGCAATCCTTATAAATGATTTATCGCCTTATAAGTGTTTTCGTACTTTCGTTGATGATGAAATAATTGACGAGATTGTAAATCAAACAAACTTATATGCTACTCAAATATTGTGTGATTCCAACGATATTACCAATGATTCAAGACTACAGAGATGGGTTCCAACCGATAAAAAAGAAATGATTAGATTTCTTGGTATAGTTGCTTACATGGGTCTGGTAAAAATGCCTTCTTTGGAAAAGTATTGGAGCAACGACGACctatataaaaatgttattataCCAAAAACTATGTCCCGAAATAGATTTCAGCTGCTTCTTAGAATGTGGCACTTTTCGGATAATGAAAGATGTCCAGAAGGAGATCGTTTATTCAAGGTGCAGTCATTACTAgaaaaacttatcaaaaattttcaaaaagtttataCTCCAGGTCGTACATTTTGTGTAGATGAGTCTATCGTTCCATTTCAAGGAAGATTGATATTCAAACAATATATTCCCCAGAAAACGCACAAATACGgagtaaaactttttaaattatgCGGTGGCAATGGATATACATGGAATCTACGCATATATGCTGGAAAGGAAACAAGGGAGGGCAACGCTTCTGTACCAACTAACATTGTCATTAATCTCTCAAAGGACCTACTAAATTCAGGACGAACTATTATTGCTGATAACTATTCTACAAGTCTTGAACTAACaaatattttgttggaaaataaaaCACATTATATTGGTACATTGAGAGCTAACCGGCGTGGAAATCCGAAAGATGTCATACTCAAAAAGTTAAAAAGAGGGGAAGTATTTGGACAGGAAAACGAAAAAGGTGTATGCGTCTTGAAGTGGAAAGATAAGAGGGATGTTCTTCTTCTCACTACTAAGCACACTACAGAAACCGTAGCCATACAGCGACGCAGTGGTGTGGTTCATAAACCGAAGTGGTATCGAAATAAAGTGGTATCGAAAACTAGCGATAGAATTCATTCTGGGGACAGCGGTTGTAAATTCTCACATAATATACAACCAACTTGCtaa